One window from the genome of Lentibacillus daqui encodes:
- the lepA gene encoding translation elongation factor 4, translating into MAKTQRNVRNFSIIAHIDHGKSTLADRILEKTKALTQREMKEQFLDAMDLERERGITIKLNAVRLHYQSKGGEEFIFHLIDTPGHVDFTYEVSRSLAACEGAILVVDAAQGIEAQTLANVYLALDNDLEIIPVINKIDLPNADTDRVAKELEDVIGIDKDEVILASAKDSIGIDEILERIVEAIPAPEGDDNAPLKALIFDSIYDPYRGVIAYICVKEGMVKVGDNIKMMATGKEFEVNEVGVFTPKPVPQTELRVGDVGYLTASIKQVGDSRVGDTITLADNPADTPLSGYRKLNPMVFCGLYPVDSNKYNDLREALERLELNDSSLQYEAETSQALGFGFRCGFLGLLHMEIIQERIEREFNIQLITTAPSVIYEVELTNDDIVEVDNPSEMPDPQQIKEVREPYVEATVMVPNDYVGQVMEICQKKRGQFVNMEYLDDIRVNVIYHLPLSEIVYDFFDQLKSQTKGYASFDYELIGYQDSKLVKMDILLNGETIDALSFIVHRDFAYARGKQIVEKLKELIPRQQFEVPVQAAIGNKIIARSTIKAMRKNVLSKCYGGDISRKRKLLEKQKEGKKRMKMVGSVEVPQEAFMAVLEMGDD; encoded by the coding sequence ATGGCGAAAACACAAAGAAACGTCCGCAATTTTTCGATTATCGCTCATATTGACCACGGAAAATCAACACTGGCGGATCGGATTTTGGAAAAGACAAAAGCACTAACGCAACGGGAAATGAAAGAACAATTTCTTGATGCCATGGATTTAGAAAGAGAGCGCGGGATCACGATCAAGCTAAATGCTGTCCGGCTCCATTACCAGAGTAAGGGCGGAGAGGAATTTATCTTTCATTTGATTGATACACCCGGGCATGTTGATTTTACATATGAAGTTTCGCGAAGTTTGGCTGCCTGTGAGGGGGCCATTTTAGTTGTTGATGCTGCACAAGGGATTGAAGCGCAGACATTGGCAAATGTATATCTCGCCCTGGATAATGATCTGGAAATCATCCCTGTAATTAATAAGATAGACTTGCCTAATGCCGATACAGACCGGGTAGCTAAAGAACTTGAGGATGTAATCGGGATTGATAAAGATGAGGTGATTCTTGCCTCGGCAAAAGACAGTATCGGCATCGATGAAATTCTTGAAAGAATCGTTGAAGCAATACCAGCACCAGAAGGAGATGATAACGCCCCATTAAAGGCGTTAATTTTTGATTCGATATATGATCCGTACCGTGGCGTGATTGCTTATATCTGTGTGAAAGAAGGTATGGTAAAAGTTGGCGACAACATTAAAATGATGGCGACTGGAAAGGAATTTGAAGTAAACGAGGTTGGCGTTTTTACACCAAAACCGGTTCCGCAAACAGAATTGAGGGTGGGTGATGTGGGCTATTTAACAGCATCCATCAAACAGGTTGGTGATTCAAGGGTTGGTGACACAATTACGCTTGCCGATAACCCTGCCGATACACCACTGTCAGGTTATCGAAAATTAAATCCGATGGTCTTCTGCGGCCTATACCCGGTTGATTCGAACAAATATAATGATCTTCGGGAGGCACTCGAACGTTTGGAACTAAATGATTCATCGCTACAATATGAGGCAGAAACATCACAAGCCTTGGGATTTGGCTTTCGGTGCGGATTTCTCGGACTCCTGCATATGGAAATTATTCAAGAACGGATTGAGCGGGAATTTAATATTCAATTAATTACTACTGCACCAAGTGTTATTTATGAAGTTGAATTAACAAATGACGATATAGTAGAAGTGGACAATCCTTCCGAAATGCCCGACCCGCAACAGATCAAAGAGGTCAGGGAACCTTATGTAGAAGCAACTGTCATGGTTCCAAACGATTACGTGGGTCAGGTTATGGAAATTTGTCAGAAAAAACGCGGTCAATTTGTCAATATGGAGTACTTAGATGATATCCGGGTAAATGTTATTTATCACCTTCCATTATCTGAAATTGTCTATGATTTCTTTGATCAGTTAAAATCGCAGACGAAAGGGTATGCATCCTTTGATTATGAGCTAATTGGTTATCAAGACTCCAAACTTGTGAAAATGGACATTCTGTTAAATGGCGAAACGATCGACGCATTATCGTTCATCGTTCATCGGGACTTTGCTTATGCTCGTGGGAAACAAATTGTTGAGAAACTAAAAGAATTGATCCCGAGGCAACAATTCGAAGTCCCGGTACAGGCGGCAATTGGCAATAAAATTATCGCCCGTTCAACCATCAAAGCAATGCGCAAAAATGTTTTGTCAAAATGCTATGGCGGCGACATTTCCCGAAAACGTAAGCTGCTCGAGAAGCAAAAAGAGGGTAAAAAACGCATGAAAATGGTTGGTTCTGTTGAGGTTCCCCAAGAGGCATTTATGGCTGTCCTGGAAATGGGTGACGATTAA
- the gpr gene encoding GPR endopeptidase, with protein MDENNINFQVRTDLAVEAKDMYVQKQEEDKQERQIKGVTIKDYKEDDIAISQVEIDAEGADVLNKKAGTYVTIYADGVKKQDTTRQEAAAKILAKELERLLEKNNIPKDATGLVVGLGNWNVTPDALGPMAIEKVLVTSHLFRLQYETVAEGYRSVAAVTPGVMGVTGIETSDMIFGIIEKFNPDFVVAVDALASRSIERINETIQLSDSGIHPGSGVGNKRKELSQDTLGIPVIAIGVPTVVDAVTITSDTIDLILKHFGREWNEKDKPSKSLAPAGLNFGTKKFTEEDLPDEEKRKTFLGIVGTLTEEDKRALIKEVLTPVGYNYMVTPKEVDGFMDDMSHVIANGVNAALHEKVDVENFSSYTR; from the coding sequence ATGGATGAAAACAACATAAATTTCCAAGTGCGAACTGATTTGGCTGTGGAAGCAAAAGATATGTATGTTCAAAAACAAGAAGAGGATAAACAGGAAAGGCAAATAAAAGGGGTAACCATTAAAGATTATAAAGAAGATGATATTGCCATTTCCCAGGTTGAAATTGATGCAGAAGGAGCCGATGTGCTCAACAAAAAGGCGGGGACCTATGTCACCATCTACGCGGACGGGGTTAAAAAGCAAGATACAACAAGACAAGAAGCGGCGGCAAAAATTCTTGCCAAAGAGTTGGAACGGCTATTGGAGAAAAACAATATTCCAAAAGATGCGACCGGATTAGTTGTTGGGTTGGGGAATTGGAATGTTACGCCTGATGCACTTGGTCCAATGGCAATAGAAAAAGTTCTCGTCACCAGCCACTTGTTTCGATTGCAGTATGAAACTGTTGCCGAGGGGTATCGTTCTGTCGCAGCAGTTACACCTGGTGTGATGGGGGTGACAGGGATTGAGACAAGCGACATGATCTTTGGAATAATTGAAAAGTTTAACCCTGATTTTGTTGTAGCTGTTGATGCACTTGCTTCGAGGTCAATTGAGCGAATTAATGAGACTATTCAACTTTCTGATTCAGGGATTCATCCAGGATCCGGTGTCGGTAATAAACGGAAAGAATTGAGTCAGGATACATTGGGAATTCCGGTGATAGCGATTGGAGTCCCAACTGTTGTTGATGCAGTGACCATAACGAGCGACACCATTGATTTGATATTAAAACATTTTGGCAGGGAATGGAATGAAAAAGACAAGCCATCGAAATCACTAGCTCCAGCCGGTTTAAACTTTGGCACAAAAAAATTTACTGAAGAAGATCTGCCCGACGAGGAGAAGCGGAAAACTTTTCTTGGGATTGTCGGAACGTTAACAGAGGAGGATAAAAGGGCATTGATCAAGGAGGTATTAACCCCGGTTGGTTACAATTATATGGTGACACCGAAAGAAGTCGACGGGTTCATGGACGACATGTCGCATGTGATTGCAAACGGAGTGAATGCCGCATTACATGAAAAGGTTGATGTGGAAAACTTCTCCTCATACACAAGATAG